Proteins encoded by one window of Sphingosinicella sp. BN140058:
- a CDS encoding copper resistance system multicopper oxidase, translating into MTPYSCSRRALLRGAALGGLAMGLPAWAKTISHGLAAKGSGTLSGTDIRLTVATSRFGVDGRSGHAVTVNGTLPAPLIRLREGDTVRLTVDNRLGEDTSIHWHGLLVPFEMDGVPGVSFPGIKARSTFTYEFPLRQSGTYWYHSHSGLQEQVGLYGPLIIDPAGADPIASDREHVIVLSDWTFLHPHHLFTRLKQEGGVFNRQKRTLANRFDGKADPMTAADRAMFARMRMDPTDIADVTAAAFTFLVNGHSPAENWTGLFRAGERVRLRIVNAAAQTIFNLRIPGLRLEVVATDGVPVRPVAVDELQIGNAETYDVIVTPEDRAYSLVAETIDRSGMAVATLAPRPGLRAAVPPLRERPTLGMRDMGMDHGAMPGMDHGDMDMRDESKVAFPVGVGVDMIAPMPADRIGDPGIGLDDVGHKVLTYRDLVALAPRADRRTPTRRVDIHLTGNMERFMWSMDGAKLSENPEPYRFARGERVRLRLINDTMMTHPMHLHGHFFELVNGHGDLQPLKHTVRVLPGGFVDLDLTADAPGDWAFHCHLLYHMHAGMMRVVTVRPLEGETA; encoded by the coding sequence ATGACCCCATATTCCTGTTCGCGCCGCGCCCTGCTGAGAGGCGCGGCGCTCGGCGGGCTCGCCATGGGCCTGCCCGCCTGGGCCAAGACGATCAGCCATGGCCTCGCCGCCAAGGGCAGCGGCACGCTGTCGGGCACCGATATCCGCCTGACAGTCGCCACATCGCGCTTCGGAGTCGACGGCCGCTCCGGTCATGCGGTGACGGTGAACGGCACCCTCCCCGCGCCCCTGATCCGCCTGCGCGAGGGCGACACCGTCCGGCTGACCGTCGACAACCGGCTCGGTGAAGACACGTCGATCCACTGGCACGGCCTGCTGGTGCCGTTCGAGATGGACGGCGTTCCCGGCGTGAGCTTCCCCGGCATCAAGGCCAGGTCGACCTTCACCTACGAATTCCCGCTCCGCCAGTCCGGCACCTATTGGTACCACAGCCATTCGGGCCTGCAGGAGCAGGTCGGCCTGTACGGACCTTTGATCATCGATCCGGCCGGCGCCGATCCGATCGCGTCCGATCGGGAGCATGTGATCGTGCTCAGCGACTGGACCTTTCTCCACCCGCACCACCTGTTCACCCGGCTGAAGCAGGAAGGCGGGGTGTTCAACCGCCAGAAGCGGACGCTCGCCAATCGCTTCGACGGCAAGGCTGACCCAATGACGGCCGCGGACAGGGCGATGTTCGCCCGGATGCGCATGGACCCGACCGACATTGCCGACGTCACCGCCGCCGCCTTCACCTTCCTGGTCAACGGCCACAGCCCGGCCGAGAACTGGACCGGCCTGTTCCGCGCCGGCGAGCGGGTGCGGCTGCGCATCGTCAACGCCGCTGCCCAGACCATCTTCAACCTCCGCATCCCCGGCCTTCGCCTGGAGGTGGTCGCGACCGACGGCGTGCCGGTGCGGCCGGTCGCGGTCGACGAGCTCCAGATCGGCAATGCCGAGACCTATGACGTGATCGTCACGCCGGAGGACCGCGCCTACAGCCTGGTCGCGGAGACGATCGATCGTTCCGGCATGGCGGTCGCGACGCTCGCCCCCCGGCCCGGCCTGCGCGCGGCGGTGCCGCCGCTGCGCGAGCGGCCGACGTTGGGAATGCGGGACATGGGCATGGACCATGGCGCGATGCCGGGCATGGACCATGGCGACATGGACATGCGCGACGAGTCCAAGGTCGCCTTTCCGGTCGGCGTCGGCGTCGACATGATCGCGCCGATGCCGGCCGACCGCATCGGCGATCCCGGCATCGGGCTCGACGACGTCGGGCACAAGGTGCTCACCTATCGCGATCTCGTCGCACTCGCGCCGCGCGCCGACCGGCGGACGCCGACGCGCCGGGTCGACATCCATCTGACCGGCAACATGGAGCGCTTCATGTGGTCGATGGACGGTGCGAAGTTGAGCGAGAACCCGGAGCCCTATCGCTTCGCCCGCGGCGAGCGGGTGCGGCTGCGGCTGATCAACGACACGATGATGACCCACCCCATGCACCTGCACGGCCACTTCTTCGAACTGGTCAACGGCCATGGCGACCTGCAGCCGCTCAAGCATACGGTGCGGGTGCTGCCGGGCGGCTTCGTCGACCTCGATCTTACCGCCGACGCGCCCGGCGACTGGGCGTTCCACTGCCACCTCCTCTACCACATGCACGCCGGCATGATGCGGGTGGTGACGGTACGGCCGCTCGAAGGAGAGACAGCATGA
- the cueR gene encoding Cu(I)-responsive transcriptional regulator translates to MKIGEASAASGVSPRMIRHYEKIGLVPAAARRDSGYRDYDARDVNTLRFIRNARDLGFPIEEIGKLIALWHDRGRTSAEVKALALSRAAELKRKAEALDAMRRSLEHLAATCHGDARPDCPILGGLAGE, encoded by the coding sequence ATGAAGATCGGCGAAGCCTCGGCGGCGAGCGGCGTCAGCCCGCGGATGATCCGCCACTACGAGAAGATCGGCCTGGTGCCGGCGGCGGCACGGCGCGACTCGGGCTATCGCGATTATGACGCGCGCGACGTCAACACGCTGCGCTTCATCCGCAACGCCCGCGACCTCGGCTTTCCGATCGAGGAGATCGGCAAGTTGATCGCGCTCTGGCACGATCGCGGCCGGACCAGCGCCGAGGTGAAGGCACTCGCGCTCTCGCGCGCCGCGGAACTGAAGCGCAAGGCCGAGGCGCTGGACGCGATGCGCCGCTCGCTCGAACATCTCGCCGCCACCTGCCATGGCGATGCCCGCCCCGATTGCCCGATCCTTGGCGGGCTCGCGGGCGAATGA
- a CDS encoding heavy metal translocating P-type ATPase, giving the protein MTVDPATSPHAFAHNGVLHHFCSAGCRAKFAADPTTYLASSPAERAAGKAAAAPAGSIWTCPMHPEIRQEGSGTCPLCGMALEPLEPSLEDGPNPELVDFTRRLWVSAALSIPLLVLNMVADMLGLHLLPMSAAAWVQLALAAPVVLWAGAPFFARGWASVRSRNLNMFTLIALGVGTAFGYSLVATLVPGLFPPTLRTMGGAVPVYYEAAAVIVTLVLLGQVLELRARAATGRAIRALLGLAPKTARRIDADGIEADVPLDHVHPGDTLRVRPGEKVPVDGTVLDGRSAVDEAMISGEPVPVAKAAGDRVTGATVNGTGALLIRAERVGADTMLAQIVRMVAAAQRSRAPVQALADRVSAWFVPTVLLVSLLAFAAWALFGPAPALSHALVNAVAVLIIACPCALGLATPMSIMVGTGRGAGAGVLVRDAEALERMERIDTLVVDKTGTLTLGKPKLVAVEAAAGFAKDEILALAAALERGSEHPLAGAIVEAAAGRALAETDGFESHTGKGVTGNVDGRSVALGNAALLADLGVDPALLADAAERRRGRGEGVIFVAVDGRLAGLLAVADPIKDKAAEAVGALRRDGLRVIMLTGDNRRTADAVAARLGGLDGVIADVLPADKQAVVARLRGEGRRVAMAGDGINDAPALAAADVGIAMGTGTDVAMESAAVTLIGGDLGGIVRARRLSRATMRNIRQNLAFSFLFNAAGVPIAAGLLYPAFGLQLSPMLAGAAMALSSVTVIGNALRLRAVRL; this is encoded by the coding sequence ATGACGGTCGATCCGGCGACGAGCCCGCACGCTTTTGCCCATAATGGCGTCCTCCATCATTTCTGCAGCGCCGGCTGCCGGGCCAAGTTCGCCGCCGATCCCACGACCTATCTGGCCAGCAGCCCGGCGGAGCGCGCCGCGGGCAAGGCTGCTGCTGCCCCGGCGGGAAGCATCTGGACCTGTCCGATGCATCCGGAGATCCGCCAGGAAGGGTCCGGCACCTGCCCGCTCTGCGGCATGGCGCTCGAGCCGCTGGAGCCGAGCCTGGAGGACGGCCCCAATCCGGAGCTGGTCGACTTCACCCGCCGTTTGTGGGTGAGCGCGGCGCTGTCGATCCCGCTGCTCGTCCTCAATATGGTCGCCGACATGCTCGGCCTCCATCTGCTGCCGATGTCGGCCGCCGCCTGGGTTCAGCTGGCGCTGGCGGCGCCCGTCGTGCTGTGGGCGGGCGCCCCCTTCTTCGCACGGGGCTGGGCATCGGTCAGAAGCCGCAACCTCAACATGTTCACCCTGATCGCGCTCGGGGTCGGCACCGCCTTCGGCTACAGCCTGGTCGCGACCCTGGTGCCCGGCCTGTTCCCGCCCACGTTGCGGACGATGGGCGGCGCGGTACCGGTCTATTACGAAGCCGCGGCGGTGATCGTCACCCTCGTCCTCCTCGGCCAGGTGCTCGAACTGCGGGCGCGGGCGGCGACCGGGCGGGCGATCCGCGCCCTGCTCGGCCTCGCGCCCAAGACCGCGCGGCGGATCGATGCGGACGGAATCGAAGCGGACGTGCCGCTCGACCATGTCCATCCCGGCGACACGCTCCGGGTCCGGCCCGGCGAGAAGGTGCCGGTCGACGGCACCGTGCTCGACGGCCGCTCGGCGGTCGACGAGGCGATGATCAGCGGCGAGCCGGTGCCGGTCGCCAAGGCAGCCGGAGACCGGGTGACTGGCGCCACCGTCAACGGCACCGGCGCGCTGCTGATCCGGGCGGAACGGGTCGGCGCGGACACGATGCTCGCCCAGATCGTCCGGATGGTCGCGGCCGCGCAGCGCTCGCGGGCGCCGGTGCAAGCGCTCGCCGATCGGGTCTCGGCGTGGTTCGTACCCACGGTGCTGCTCGTCTCGCTGCTCGCTTTCGCCGCCTGGGCGCTGTTCGGCCCGGCACCGGCGCTCAGCCACGCTCTGGTCAATGCAGTCGCGGTGCTGATCATCGCCTGCCCTTGCGCGCTCGGCCTCGCCACGCCGATGTCGATCATGGTCGGCACCGGCCGCGGCGCCGGCGCCGGGGTGCTGGTCCGCGACGCCGAGGCGCTCGAGCGGATGGAGCGGATCGACACGCTGGTCGTCGACAAGACCGGCACGCTGACCCTCGGCAAGCCGAAGCTGGTCGCCGTCGAGGCCGCCGCCGGCTTCGCCAAGGACGAGATCCTGGCACTCGCCGCCGCACTCGAACGCGGCAGCGAGCACCCGCTTGCCGGCGCGATCGTCGAGGCTGCGGCCGGGCGCGCCCTTGCCGAGACCGACGGCTTCGAATCGCACACCGGCAAGGGGGTCACCGGCAACGTCGACGGCCGCAGTGTCGCGCTCGGCAATGCCGCCCTGCTCGCCGATCTGGGCGTCGATCCTGCCCTGCTCGCCGACGCGGCCGAGCGGCGGCGCGGCCGGGGCGAGGGCGTGATCTTCGTCGCCGTCGACGGGCGGCTTGCCGGCCTGCTCGCCGTCGCCGATCCGATCAAGGACAAGGCGGCCGAGGCGGTCGGGGCGCTGCGCCGCGACGGTCTCCGCGTGATCATGCTCACCGGCGACAATCGCCGCACCGCCGACGCGGTCGCGGCGCGGCTCGGCGGGTTGGACGGGGTGATCGCCGACGTGCTCCCCGCCGACAAGCAGGCCGTGGTCGCGCGTCTGCGCGGCGAGGGACGCCGGGTGGCGATGGCGGGGGACGGGATCAACGACGCGCCTGCGCTCGCCGCCGCCGATGTCGGCATCGCGATGGGCACCGGCACCGACGTCGCGATGGAGAGCGCGGCCGTCACCCTGATCGGCGGCGATCTCGGCGGCATCGTCCGGGCGCGGCGGCTAAGCCGGGCGACGATGCGCAACATCCGCCAGAACCTCGCTTTCTCGTTCCTGTTCAACGCCGCCGGGGTGCCGATCGCGGCCGGCCTGCTCTACCCCGCCTTCGGGTTGCAATTGAGCCCGATGCTCGCCGGCGCGGCGATGGCGCTGAGCTCGGTGACGGTGATCGGCAACGCGCTTCGGTTGCGCGCCGTCAGGCTGTAA